In Mycoplasma sp. OR1901, the following are encoded in one genomic region:
- a CDS encoding putative immunoglobulin-blocking virulence protein, which produces MKLFKNRKNRLLIITLISSVTLSSSMATFFYSLSSKNSDDVFKFKFSNPKIVNNSDLDFKESIGTIVDNNLKPLPKPEPIVEKKVTKNLVIIETPKIKEKPKTIKKVVSEIVKEEPKKEEIKKEEIVTPPKVEPKKVVEVTKVEQPQPTPNETPDSRSNDEGTGAFNFKNYKNLHVTVDFPKEREYSEEDINKGLVNPDRYAAEILPNVRAVKVTDKLRETTALNAREGLRDYAQKAWLGWILDKEMTDTDKISRLRNNGDFWFNYYFKYLRLLRNGDKVKEFLTDEGKEKYEELKKIPGVYKHSHGDVKFSDLAIINYIDFNKFTKASEFAISFLAKGAFIVPGEDGILLNENGELESDGYTPIYNGVIAELTRNNSERRVFGNKTYYGRSPESIANGEYDGWYKFDQTDKYDSKYNLGISSNDGIRIDELVRAETDNTGKINEGVAVEIDASNNSGYQKALKLIKDLKENKVSITAYRFKNIGKNDSSQKFRDIFKELPEELPLLELFLESYNTSALSELRHKKIKELGFYTTGDSLSEEWNFNPWALKNVSYVNTADYNVSFDFGKDVKVISRLTFNTLSFDPEDVSTKADGSNDVSKINDGLRMAYWVRNNEKIFQGSMGPGLNPDHNEGNNGYQMGLDFSRTPNIKSLKGLIFHDIRNPKNKPRKLNKIVFFNNKGYFDIATDELNDAQFDTVLDKSNFAPRSKIVFSNKKQTNKIRIIPKRGIHKLTSSGFANLSTLIEFSDGNFSRENLVIEVPTYATELYNQLSGSYTVNYVNEGESELVFT; this is translated from the coding sequence ATGAAATTATTCAAAAATAGAAAAAATAGATTATTAATTATTACATTAATTTCATCTGTAACTTTATCAAGTTCGATGGCAACATTCTTTTATAGTTTATCTTCTAAAAATAGTGATGATGTTTTTAAATTTAAGTTTTCAAACCCGAAAATAGTGAATAATAGTGATCTTGATTTTAAAGAGAGCATCGGAACTATAGTTGACAATAATTTAAAACCATTACCAAAACCTGAACCTATAGTTGAAAAAAAGGTAACTAAAAATTTAGTTATCATTGAAACACCTAAAATAAAAGAAAAACCAAAGACAATCAAAAAAGTTGTTTCTGAAATAGTAAAAGAAGAACCTAAAAAAGAAGAAATAAAGAAAGAAGAAATAGTTACACCACCCAAAGTTGAGCCAAAGAAAGTTGTTGAAGTTACAAAAGTCGAACAACCACAACCAACACCAAATGAAACTCCTGATAGTAGATCAAACGACGAAGGAACCGGTGCATTTAACTTTAAAAACTATAAAAACTTACACGTTACAGTAGATTTCCCTAAAGAAAGAGAATATAGTGAGGAAGATATAAACAAAGGGTTAGTCAACCCTGATAGATATGCTGCAGAAATACTTCCTAACGTTAGAGCAGTTAAAGTAACAGATAAATTAAGAGAAACAACCGCATTAAACGCCAGAGAAGGTTTGAGAGATTATGCACAAAAAGCTTGATTAGGTTGAATTCTAGATAAAGAAATGACTGATACCGATAAAATATCAAGATTAAGAAATAATGGTGATTTTTGATTTAACTATTACTTTAAATATCTAAGATTATTAAGAAATGGTGATAAAGTAAAAGAATTCCTTACTGATGAAGGAAAAGAAAAATACGAAGAACTTAAAAAAATTCCAGGTGTTTACAAACACAGCCATGGAGATGTTAAATTTAGTGATTTAGCAATCATCAATTACATTGATTTTAATAAGTTCACTAAAGCTTCGGAATTTGCAATTAGCTTCCTAGCTAAAGGTGCGTTCATTGTACCTGGTGAAGATGGTATTTTATTAAACGAAAACGGTGAATTAGAATCAGACGGTTATACACCAATATATAATGGTGTTATCGCAGAATTAACAAGAAACAATAGTGAACGTAGAGTGTTCGGAAATAAAACTTACTACGGTCGTAGTCCAGAAAGTATTGCTAACGGTGAATATGACGGTTGATACAAATTTGACCAAACAGATAAATATGATTCAAAATATAATTTAGGTATCTCAAGTAATGATGGAATAAGAATTGATGAATTAGTTAGAGCTGAAACCGATAATACCGGTAAAATTAATGAAGGTGTTGCAGTTGAAATCGACGCAAGTAATAACTCCGGTTATCAAAAAGCACTTAAATTAATTAAAGACCTTAAAGAAAATAAAGTATCTATAACTGCGTATAGATTTAAAAATATTGGTAAAAATGATAGTTCACAAAAATTTAGAGATATTTTTAAAGAACTACCCGAAGAACTTCCGTTATTAGAACTGTTCTTAGAAAGTTATAATACTTCAGCATTATCTGAATTAAGACATAAAAAGATTAAAGAATTAGGTTTCTACACAACAGGTGATTCATTATCAGAAGAATGAAACTTTAACCCTTGAGCACTTAAAAACGTTTCATATGTTAATACAGCGGACTATAACGTAAGTTTTGATTTTGGTAAAGATGTTAAAGTAATTTCAAGATTGACCTTTAATACACTTTCATTTGATCCTGAAGACGTTTCAACTAAAGCTGATGGATCAAATGACGTAAGCAAAATTAACGATGGTTTAAGAATGGCTTATTGAGTTAGAAATAATGAAAAAATATTCCAAGGAAGTATGGGACCAGGGTTAAATCCAGACCACAACGAAGGTAACAACGGATATCAAATGGGATTAGATTTCTCAAGAACACCAAATATTAAATCACTAAAAGGATTGATATTCCACGACATTAGAAACCCTAAAAATAAACCAAGAAAACTTAATAAAATTGTTTTCTTTAACAATAAAGGTTATTTCGATATAGCAACAGATGAATTAAATGATGCACAATTCGATACTGTATTAGATAAATCTAATTTTGCTCCAAGATCAAAAATAGTTTTTAGCAATAAAAAACAAACAAATAAAATTAGAATCATACCAAAAAGAGGTATCCATAAACTTACTAGTTCAGGTTTCGCAAACTTAAGTACTCTAATCGAATTTAGTGACGGTAACTTTAGTCGTGAAAACTTAGTAATAGAAGTTCCTACATATGCTACAGAATTATATAACCAACTATCTGGTTCATACACAGTTAACTATGTTAACGAAGGTGAAAGCGAACTTGTTTTCACATAA